DNA from Methylobacterium currus:
CTCGAATTCACCGTGCTCGGCGACGCGGTCAACGTCGCGGCCCGGCTCGAACAGGCGACCAAGACCTTCGGCACCACCACGCTGGTGTCGCAGGCCGCGCTCGATGCGGCGCGCGTCTCCGGCGCGGAATGGCGCGAGGTCAGCCGCCAGCCGCTGCGCGGCCGGCAGGAGGCCTTCCCGATCTACGGTCGGGCTGCCTGAGAAGGGCGGGAGAAAAACGACGCGGGACGGGGTAGCGGTCCCGGCCGGTCTCTGCTATCGCAGCCGCCCCGGCCGGGTCGGCTCGAAGACGATCCGGCGGTGGAAGGCGCACCAGCTCTTGCCGTCCTGCACCGGCGCACCGCAGCAGACCGCACGGTCGTTGGGTTCGCCGATGATGAATTTGCAGACGAAGGCGCCCGACTGGGCGAACGGAACCCGGAGGCTCGGGGAGGGCTCCTCGACGGCGTCTGCGGTCACGATATGCGACATGCGCACGAGCTGGTTCATCGGGTACTGACTCGCTGGCCTTCCGTCACCCTCGACCAGAAGGGCACCGGGCCGGTTCGTGGAGGGCAGGTCCGTCACCGGATTCTCCACCCATGAGATCCGCGGCCCTTGGGACCCGTGCGCACACGCGTCGCAGGGGCAGCGGTGATCGTATGAATTTGGGGTTGCGTCTCGCAGAACGCAAGCCCCCTAAGCATTTACGTGTGGTTTTCGACAGCCCGGACGTGTCCGCGGCGGCTCCGGCCCATCCCCTGCGGCGTCATCGACTTGCCATCTGGGCGCCTTATCCTTGCTGGATCCGTGACGCCACGAGTGTGCCCCGAGTCCAGCATGTCCGATGCCGCCCTCGCCCCCGATCGCACCGGCGCGGCGCATGGTCACGCCCGCTCCGGTCCTCGCCTCGACCACGGCGTGCACCCGGTGGCGACGATCGGCTTCCTGGCGGTGCTGGCCGCCGGGCTCGCCTATGGAGGCTACAACCTCGTCGCCGACATGCAGGAGGCCGGCCAGCCGCCGCTGGCCCTCGGGGCCTTCGCGCTGCTCGGCCTCGCCCTCCTCATCGCCCTCGCCTTCGAGTTCGTGAACGGCTTCCACGACACCGCCAACGCGGTGGCGACCGTGATCTACACCCATTCGATGCCGCCCCTCGCCGCGGTGATCTGGTCGGGCGCGTTCAACTTCCTCGGCGTCATGGCCTCGACCGGGGCGGTGGCCTACAGCGTCGTGACGCTGCTGCCGGTGGAGCTGATCCTTCAGGTCGGCTCAGGCGCCGGCTATGCGATGATCTTCGCGCTCCTGCTCGCGGCGATCGTGTGGAACCTCGGCACCTGGGCGCTTGGCCTGCCGAACTCCTCCTCGCACGCGCTGATCGGCTCGGTGATCGGCGTCGGCCTCGCCAACCAGCTGATGGCGCCGGGCCACGCCGCCTCGGGCGTGGCCTGGGGACAGGCGGCCAACGTCCTCGAGTCGCTGCTGTTCAGCCCGATCGTCGGCTTCGTCTGCGCCGCCCTCCTGCTCCTCGTGCTCAAGGTGCGACGGCCCGACCTCTACCGCGCGCCCGAGGGCGATGCGCCGCCGCCGCTCTGGATCCGGGGCCTCCTGATCCTGACCTGCACCGGCGTGTCCTTCGCCCATGGGGGCAATGACGGCCAGAAGGGCATGGGCCTGATCATGCTGATCCTGATCGGCGCCGCCCCCACGGCCTACGCGCTCAACCGCACCATGCCGGATTCGAGCACGCCCGCCTTCGTGCAGGGCTCACAAGCCGCGAGCCGGGTGTTTCGCGACCACGCCGGCTCCGCCGCCGTGCCCGACGCCGCCGGCGCCCGGGCCAAGATCGGGGAGACCTTGAAGGCGGAGGCGCCGGCCAAAGCCCTCGCCGCGCCGGAGGCCGTCGCGGCGCTCGCCGGGCTCGCGGACGACATCGCCGCCGAGGTGAAGAACTACGGCGCCATCCGGCACGTGCCGGCGGAGGCGACGCAGAACCTGCGCAACGACATGTATCTCGCCAGCGACGCGGTGCGGCTCCTCACCGGCGAGCATTCGCCCTTCTCCGACGCCGAGCAGAAGACCCTCAAGGACTACCAGCGCACCCTCGACGACGGCACCCGCATCATCCCGACCTGGGTCAAGGTCGTGGTCGCCCTCGCGCTCGGCCTCGGCACGATGGTGGGCTGGAAGCGGATCGTCGTCACGGTCGGCGAGCGAATCGGCAAGCAGCACCTCACCTACGCGCAGGGCGCCTCCGCCGAGGCGGTCGCCGCCGGCACGATCGGCCTCGCCGAGGCCTACGGGATGCCGGTCTCGACCACCCACATCCTGTCGAGCGGCGTCGCCGGCACGATGTGGGCCAACGGCACCGGCCTGCAGAGGACGACCGTGCGCAACCTGGCGCTCGCCTGGATCCTGACCCTGCCGGCGGCGATCACGCTGGCGGGTGTCCTGTACTGGGGCTTGCGGCAGGTCTTCTGAGGGATCCGTTCCGAGGCGCGACCGGGCTGGCAACCCGCCCCCCATCGGTGTAACCGCCCGGGGCGGGCACGTTCAGGCCCGCGCCAGGGACCCGCCATGCGCTTCCTCGTGACAGGCACGGCCGGCTTCATCGGCTTCCACCTCGCCCGGCGCCTGCTCCGGGCCGGCCACGAGGTGGTGGGGGTCGACGGGCTGACCGACTACTACGACGTCGCCCTGAAGCGGGCCCGGCTGGCGCAGCTCGAGCGCCTGCCCGGCTTCTCGTCGCACGCCTTCCTGCTGGAGGAGCCCGGCGCCTTCATGGCGCTGATGGCCGAGGCGCGGCCGGAGATGGTGGTGCATCTCGCCGCCCAGGCAGGGGTGCGCTACAGCCTGGAGCACCCGGAGGCCTACGTCTCCGGCAACGTGGTGGGCACCTTCCAGGTGCTGGAGGGCTGCCGGGCGCATCCGGTGCGCCACCTGCTCTTCGCCTCGACCTCCTCGGCCTATGGCGGCAACCGGACGGTGCCGTTCCGCGAGACCGACCGGGCGGTGTGGCCGCTCACCATCTACGCCGCCTCGAAGATCGCCGGCGAGGCGATGGCGCATTCCTACGCCCACCTCTGGAAGATCCCCACCACCGCGTTCCGGTTCTTCACCGTCTACGGGCCGTGGGGCCGGCCCGACATGGCGTTGTTCCTGTTCACCCGAAAGATCCTGGCCGGCGAGCCGATCGAGGTCTACGACCACGGCCGGGCGGTGCGGGACTTCACCTATATCGACGATCTCGTCGAGAGCATCTCTCGGCTGATCGACGCCCCCCCTCCCCCGCCCGGCTCGGGAGGCGTCTCGGCGGCCGATACCCTGAGCCCGGTCGCGCCCTACCGGATGGTCAATATCGGCGGCGGCCGGCCGGTGAGCGTCGCGGCGATGCTCGACGCCCTGGAACAGGCCCTCGGCCGGACGGCGCGGCGCCACCTGCGCGATTTGCCACCCGGCGACGTCGAGCGGACCGAGGCGAGCACCGACCTCCTGCGCGACCTCGTCGGCTACGTGCCGGCGACGCCGCTGGAGGCGGGCATCCCGGCCTTCGTCGCCTGGTACCGGGAGCATTACGGCATGGGTGCGTAATCACCGGCTTGTCAGGGGAGCCGTGACAGTGCTCAATCCCCCGATGCCCCGCAGCCTCGATCCCGAGACCGTGCCCGCCCCCGACGCGGCGCCGCGCCAGACCCGGCGCTACGCCCAGAAGCGCGACGCGATCCTCCACGCCGCCGCCGCCCTGATCAACGAGGCCGGCGTGAAGGGCACGACGCTCGCCGACGTCGCCCGCAGCGTCGGGCTGATGACGAACAGCGTGACCTACTATTACCGTCGCAAGGAGGATCTGGCGGCGGCCTGCTTCCTGCACACGATCGGGGTGCTCGACGGGCTGGTGGCCCGGGCCGAGGCGGCGCCCGACGGGCCGGCGCGGCTCGCCCGGCTCCTCGACCTCGCGGTCGCCCACCGGGCCGCGATGGCGGCGGGCGAGGAACCGGACATCGCCGTGCTCAACGACGTGCGGGCGCTCCCCGCCCCCCAGGCCGAGAGCGTCTTCTCCGCCTACAACGCGCTCTTCCGCCGCCTGCGCGGCCTGTTCGACGACGACGGCCTCGACCGGCAGGACCGCAACGCCCGCACCCACCTGCTGCTCTCGGTGATCCACTCGACCCGGCTGTGGATCCACCGCTACGAGCCGCGGGACTATGCCCGGGCCGGCGTCCGCATGGCCGACCTCCTCACGAGCGGCCTCGCGGCCCCGGGCTCGGAGTGGCGCCCGGTCCTCCTGCCCGAACAGGCGCCGCCGGAGGAGAGCGAGGTCTCGCCGGAGGCGTTCCTCCGTGCCGCCACCATCCTCATCAACCAGCAGGGCTATCGCGGCGCCTCGGTGGAGAAGATCTCCGGCCTCCTCAAGGTCACCAAGGGGTCGTTCTACCACCACAACGACAACAAGGACGACCTCGTCGCCAATTGCTTCGCCCGCAGCTTCGCGCAGATCCGGGCGGTGCAGGACGCGGCGGATGCAAACGGCGGCAGCGGCTGGGACCGAATCTGCACCGCCTCGGCGACGCTGGTGCGCAGCCAGCTCGGGCCCGGCGGGCCGCTCCTGCGCGTCACCGCCTTCAGCGCCCTGCCGGAGGCCCTGCGCACCGAGACGCGGCGCACCATGAACCGGCTGACCGAGCGCTTCGGCTTCTGCCTCGTCGACGGCATGGTCGACGGCTCGGTGCGGCCGCACGATGCCGGCATCGCCGCCCAGCTCGTCTCCAGCATGGTGAACGCCGCCGCCGAGCTGCCGGCCTGGGTGCCGGGCGTCACGCCGGACAATGCGGCCGACCTCTATGCCCGGCCGCTGTTCCTGGGGCTCTTCGCGCCAGCGGCGCGGTGACCTAATCCGCTGCCAACTGACAGATCCGCCGCGTCACCCGCCACGAGGCCGCGAAGGCCGACACCGGCAAGAACTCGAACCGCGAGTGGAAGTTGTGGGCGCCGGTGAAGTAGTTCGGCGTCGGCAGGCCGCGGGCCGAGAGGGCCGCGCCGTCGGTGCCCCCGCGCATCGGGATCTGCTTCGGCGTGATGCCCTCAGCCTTCAGCGCGGCGAACAGGAGATCGACCGGCCGGCGGTCGTCGCCGAGGCTGTCGTGGATGTTGCCGTAGGTGTCGGTGATCCGGCACTCGACCCGGCCGGTCGGGTAGAGGGCGGCGATCTCCTCCGTCGCCGCGTGCAGGCGCGCCTTGCGGGCGGCGAAGCGGTCACGATCGAAGTCGCGGACCATCGCCTGCAGGCGGGCCTCGCCGGAATGGGCCTGGAGGCCGTTGAACCAGATGTAGCCCTCGCGCCCGTCCGTGTTCTCCGGCGTCTCGGCCCGGTCGAACCGGCTGATGAAGTCGTGCGCCATCAGGATCGGGTTCACCATCACGCCCTTGGCCGACATCGGATGGGCGCTCACGCCCGTGAACACGATCTCGGCGCCGGCCGCGTTGAAGGTCTCGATCACCACCTCGCCCAGCGCGCAGGCATCGATCGTGTAGGCGAAGTCACACGCGAAGCGCGCGAGGTCGAGCGCCTTGGCGCCGCGCAGGCCGATCTCCTCGTCGGGCACGAAGGCGACCCAGATGTCGCCGTGCGGATCCTCCGGCGTCAGGGTCGCGAGCAGGGTCATCAGCACGGCGATCGCCGCCTTGTTGTCGGCCCCGAGCACGCTGGTCCCGTCGCCGACGATCACCTCCTCGCCGGCGTAAGGGGCGATCTCCGGATGCTCGGCGACCCGCAGCCAGATGTCCTGGTCGCGATTGAGGCAGAGATCCTGGCCGTCGAAGCGCAGCACCTGCGGGTGGATCTCGGCCGAAAGCCCGACATCGACGGTGTCGAGATGGGCGATGAAGCCGATCGGCGGGGCGCCGGGCCGGGTGCCGGCCTTGCGCGCCGTCAGGATCGCGCGCTCGTCGAGCACCACGTCGGACAGGCCGAGGTCGCGAAGCTCTCCGGCCAGCAATTCGGCGAGGGCGCGCTGGCCCGGCGTGCTCGGCAGGGTGGTGGCCCGGGCGTCGCTCTGGCTCGCCACCGCGAGGTAGCGGACGAAGCGCTCGACCAACTGGGCCCGGAGGCCGGTCTCGTCCACCATGTCGTCGGATCCCCTCATCAGCTCAGCGCCACGGAGAAGCCCCGCTGCACCGCGGGCCGTGCCATCAGCGCATCGTACCAGCGCTTCACGTTCGGGTAATCGGCGAGGTCGACCCGGTGCCGGGCGTGGCGCCAGGCCCAGGCCAGGATGGCGAAATCCGCGATCGAGAGGTCGCCGGCGACGAAGTCCCCCTCGGCCAGGCGCCTGTCGAGCACGCCGTAGAGCCGGCGCGTCTCCTTCTGGTAGCGCTCGAGCCCGTAGGCGCGGTCCGTCTCGTCGACCGTCAGGAAGTGGTGGACCTGGCCCGGCATCGGCCCGAAGCCGCCCATCTGCCACATCAGCCACTCCATCGCCTGGACCCGGCCGCGCCCGCTCGCCGGCAGGAAGCGCCCGGTCTTCTCGGCGAGGTAGACCAGGATCGCACCGGATTCGAACACCGAGATCGGCGCCCCGTCGGGACCTTCCGAATCGACGATCGCCGGAATGCGGTTGTTCGGGCTGATGGCGAGGAAGTCCGGCTCGAACTGCCGCCCCTTGGTGATGTCCACCGGCTCGACCCGGTAGGTCAGCCCCATCTCCTCCAGCGCGACGCTGATCTTGCGGCCGTTCGGCGTGTCCCAGGCAAAGAGCTGGATCATCCTGCGCTTCTCCGATGCGGGCGGGAAAGTAGAGCGGTTCGGGTGCGGAGTCGCGCCGGTTCTGCGGGGAACGGGTCACGGCTGGTCCGCTCCCAGGACATGCGGGGCTGGTCGGCAAGGAGGGGCGCGGAACCTCTCCTCTCCCCGCGGGCGGGGAGGGGCCTGAGCTCCGATCGGGGCTCAGGAAGCCCGCAGGGCGAGGGTGAGGGGGTGTTTCCGGAGAAGCCTCACGCGTCGAGACCCCCTCACCCTCGCACCGGCTTCGACTGCGCTCACTTCGTCCCCGACAAGGGGGGTGAAGTCCTCTCCCCGCCCGCGGGGAGAGGGGGAGCCCGCGCCTCGTCTTCGTCGGACGGCCCCGAACCTCCGAACGGCCAGCGCAGCCGCGCCACGTACGGGTACAGGGCCGGCAGCACCACCAGCGTCAGCAGCGTCGCCGTGACGAGCCCGCCGATGACCACGGTGGCGAGCGGGCGCTGCACCTCGGCGCCGGCGCTGGTCGAGAGCGCCATCGGCAGGAAGCCGAGCGTCGCCACGAGGGCCGTCGTCATGACCGGGCGCAGGCGGCGCTCCGCCGCCTCGGTCGCGGCCTCGCGCGGGGAGAGGCCGGCGCGTTCGAGGTCGCGCAGGGTGCTCATCAGCACCACGCCGTTCAGCACCGCGATGCCGAAGGTGGCGATGAAGCCGATCGCCGCCGAGACCGAGAACGGCAGGCCGCGGGCATAGAGCGCCAGGATGCCCCCGGTCGCCGCCACCGGCACGTTGAGGAAGATCAGGCCCGCCACCCGGATGTCGGAGAACAGCACCACCAGCAGCACCAGGATCGCCGCGAGCGCCGCCGGCACCACCACGGCGAGCCGGGCGGTCGCCTCCTGCAGGTTCTGGAACTGGCCGCTCCAGACCAGCGAGTAGCGCGGCGGCAGGCTCACCTGCGCCTTCACGGCTCCTTGCGCGTCAATGACGAAGCTCTGCACGTCGCGTCCGCGCACGTTGGCCTGGACCGAGATGCGGCGCTGCAGCCGCTCGCGGCTGATCTGGGCCGGGCCGGTCGCGACCTCGACCGAGGCGACGAGGGAGAGCGGCACGGTGGTCTTGCCCCGCCCCACCGGCAGGGCGCGCACCCGCTCGAGATCGGCGCGGTCGGGACCGGAGAGCCGCACCACGATGTCGGTGATGGCGTTGTCGTCGCGGTAGACCGAGCCCGAAGGCCGGCCGCCGATCGCCTCGACGACGTCGAGGACGTCGCTGGCGCTGACCCCGTAGCGGGAGGCCGCCGCCCGGTCGACCCGGATCGACAGGGCCGGCATGCCGGCCTGGGCCTCGGCCTTCACGTCGCTCGCGCCCGGCACGCCGGAGACCGCCCGCACGATGGCATCGGCCTTGTCCTTCAGGACGGCGAGGTCGTCGCCGTAGAGGCTGATCGCCACGTCGCCGCGCACGCCTTCCAGCAGGTCGTCCATGCGCATCTGGATCGGCTGCGAGAACGCGTAGGCGACGCCCGGCACCTCCTGGCGCAGGCGCTCGCCGAACGCCGCGACGAGGCCGTCCTGCGTCTGGGCGGTGGTCCAGGTCTTGGGCTCGGCGAGCGTGACGAAGCTGTCGGTCGATTCGACGCCCATCGGGTCGGTCGGGATCTCGGCGCTGCCGGTGAGCGAGACCACCCGCTTGACCTCCGGGAACGACTTCAGCACCGCCTCGATCCGCCGCATCGTCTTGAGCGAGGCGTCGAGGTTGATGCCCGGCAGCTTCTCCGATGTGACGACGACCGAGCCCTCGGAGAGCTTCGGCAGGAACTCGCCGCCGAGCCGGGTGGCGAGGACACAGCTGCCGGCAAACAGCGCCAGCGTGACGAGGACCGTGGTCCCGGCCCGCCGCTCGGCGACGAGCAGGACGGGCGTGTAGACGCGCCGCATCCCGTGGACGAGGCGGGTCTCGCGCTCGCCGATCCCGCGCCCCGACAGGACCAGGGCGGCGAGCGCCGGCATCAGGGTCAGGGTGAGGAGGAGCGAGCCGGCCAGCGCCAGGATCACGGTGAGCGCCATCGGCCGGAACATCTTGCCGGCCACGCCCTCCAGCGCCAGCACCGGCAGGTAGACCAGGATGATGATCGCCACCGCGACCATCACGGGCTTCGCCACATCCGCCGCGGCGTCGCGGATGACGGCGTGGGCCGGGCGCTCCGGGTGCTCGCCGCGGGCGCGCAGGATGGTCTCGATCATCACCACCGCGCCGTCGACGATGAGGCCGAAATCGATGGCCCCTAAGCTCATCAGGTTGCCCGACAGGCCGAGAACCCGCATGCCCGCGAAGGCGAGCAGCATCGAGAGCGGGATCGCGGCCGCCACCACCAGCCCGGCCCGCAGGTTGCCCAGCAGCAGGAGCAGCACCACGATCACCAGCACCGCCCCCTCGACGAGGTTGTGCGCCACGGTACGGATCGTGCGCTCGACCAGTGCGGAGCGGTCGTAATAGGGCACGATCGCGATGCCGGGGGGCAGGAGCGGGCGCAGCTCCTCGATCGTCGCCTTCACCCGCTCGACGACGGCGCTGGCATTCTCGCCCTGCTGCATCATGGCGATGCCGACCACCGTCTCGCCGGCGGCGTCGCGGCTCACCGCCCCGAGGCGGACCTTCGGCGCCTCCACCACCTCGCCGAGGCTCGCGACCGTCACCGGCACGCCGCCGGGATTGGTCGCCACCACGATCCGGGCGATGTCCTCCGGGCCCGTCGCCAGCCCGAGGCCGCGGATCACCTCCTGCTGGTCGTTGTGCTCGAGATACGCGCCGCCCCGGGCGAGGTTGTTCTCGGACAGCGCCGTGTAGACCTGGCCGAGCGTCACCCCATAGCGCTGCAGGCTCTCGGCCGAGACCCGGACCTCGTAGGTCGGCAGCTGGCCGCCATAGATGTTCACGTCGGCGATGCCGGGGGTGAGCTTGAGCCGCGGCGCGATCGTCCATTGCAGGAGGCGCTTGAGCTCCATCGGCGAGGTGGCCGGCCCGCGCAGCTCGAACTGGTAGATCTCGCCGAGGCCCGTCGCCATCGGCCCCATCTGCGGGTCGCCGATGCCGGCGGGCATCATCGCCTTGGCCTGGGGCAGGCGCTGGAACACCTGGGCCCTTGCCTCGGTGACCGGCATCGCCTCGTCGAAGGTGACGTAGACCGCCGAGACGCCGAAGCGCGAGGTCGAGCGGATGCCGGCGAGTCCCGGCGCACCCGCCATCGCGCTCTCCACGGGGAAGCTCACCAGGCGCTCGACCTCGAGCGGCCCGAGCCCGGGCGAGAGCGTCAGGATCATCACCTGCTTGGGCGAGATGTCCGGCACCGCGTCGATCGACAGGCCGCGCAGGTTGACGAGGCCGCCGGCGGCCGCCGCCAGCGCCACCGCCAGCACGAGCCAGCGGCGGCGGATCAGGAGGGCGAACCAGGCCGTCATGACACCCTCAATCCGTCGCGCCGAGGAGGCTGCGCAGCAGGATCGCCTTGAGGCCGAAGCTGCCTTGCGTCGCCACCGTCTCGCCGGGCGCAACCCCCTCCGTCACCTCGACCCAGTCGGCCCGCTGCACCCCGAGGGTGAGGATCCGCTTCTCGAACCGGTCGTCGGCCGTGCGCACGAAGGCCACCGGTCCGTCCTCGGTCTGCTGCACGGCGCTAGCCGGGAGCGTCGTGCCCTCGCGCCCGAGATCGGCGGAGATCTCCACAGAGACGAACATGTTGGCGCGCAAGGAGCCCTTCGGGTTGGCGACCTCGATGCGGGCCGGAGCGGTGTTGGTGGCGGGATCGATCGCGGCGTTGACCGAGCGGACCCGGCCCTCGAAGGTGGGGTGGTCGGGCACCGGCGCCCGGATGGTGGCGGCATCGCCCGCCTTCACCGCCGCGATGTCGCGGCCATAGAG
Protein-coding regions in this window:
- a CDS encoding glutathione S-transferase family protein, whose translation is MIQLFAWDTPNGRKISVALEEMGLTYRVEPVDITKGRQFEPDFLAISPNNRIPAIVDSEGPDGAPISVFESGAILVYLAEKTGRFLPASGRGRVQAMEWLMWQMGGFGPMPGQVHHFLTVDETDRAYGLERYQKETRRLYGVLDRRLAEGDFVAGDLSIADFAILAWAWRHARHRVDLADYPNVKRWYDALMARPAVQRGFSVALS
- a CDS encoding efflux RND transporter permease subunit yields the protein MTAWFALLIRRRWLVLAVALAAAAGGLVNLRGLSIDAVPDISPKQVMILTLSPGLGPLEVERLVSFPVESAMAGAPGLAGIRSTSRFGVSAVYVTFDEAMPVTEARAQVFQRLPQAKAMMPAGIGDPQMGPMATGLGEIYQFELRGPATSPMELKRLLQWTIAPRLKLTPGIADVNIYGGQLPTYEVRVSAESLQRYGVTLGQVYTALSENNLARGGAYLEHNDQQEVIRGLGLATGPEDIARIVVATNPGGVPVTVASLGEVVEAPKVRLGAVSRDAAGETVVGIAMMQQGENASAVVERVKATIEELRPLLPPGIAIVPYYDRSALVERTIRTVAHNLVEGAVLVIVVLLLLLGNLRAGLVVAAAIPLSMLLAFAGMRVLGLSGNLMSLGAIDFGLIVDGAVVMIETILRARGEHPERPAHAVIRDAAADVAKPVMVAVAIIILVYLPVLALEGVAGKMFRPMALTVILALAGSLLLTLTLMPALAALVLSGRGIGERETRLVHGMRRVYTPVLLVAERRAGTTVLVTLALFAGSCVLATRLGGEFLPKLSEGSVVVTSEKLPGINLDASLKTMRRIEAVLKSFPEVKRVVSLTGSAEIPTDPMGVESTDSFVTLAEPKTWTTAQTQDGLVAAFGERLRQEVPGVAYAFSQPIQMRMDDLLEGVRGDVAISLYGDDLAVLKDKADAIVRAVSGVPGASDVKAEAQAGMPALSIRVDRAAASRYGVSASDVLDVVEAIGGRPSGSVYRDDNAITDIVVRLSGPDRADLERVRALPVGRGKTTVPLSLVASVEVATGPAQISRERLQRRISVQANVRGRDVQSFVIDAQGAVKAQVSLPPRYSLVWSGQFQNLQEATARLAVVVPAALAAILVLLVVLFSDIRVAGLIFLNVPVAATGGILALYARGLPFSVSAAIGFIATFGIAVLNGVVLMSTLRDLERAGLSPREAATEAAERRLRPVMTTALVATLGFLPMALSTSAGAEVQRPLATVVIGGLVTATLLTLVVLPALYPYVARLRWPFGGSGPSDEDEARAPPLPAGGERTSPPLSGTK
- a CDS encoding NAD-dependent epimerase/dehydratase family protein, yielding MRFLVTGTAGFIGFHLARRLLRAGHEVVGVDGLTDYYDVALKRARLAQLERLPGFSSHAFLLEEPGAFMALMAEARPEMVVHLAAQAGVRYSLEHPEAYVSGNVVGTFQVLEGCRAHPVRHLLFASTSSAYGGNRTVPFRETDRAVWPLTIYAASKIAGEAMAHSYAHLWKIPTTAFRFFTVYGPWGRPDMALFLFTRKILAGEPIEVYDHGRAVRDFTYIDDLVESISRLIDAPPPPPGSGGVSAADTLSPVAPYRMVNIGGGRPVSVAAMLDALEQALGRTARRHLRDLPPGDVERTEASTDLLRDLVGYVPATPLEAGIPAFVAWYREHYGMGA
- a CDS encoding GcrA family cell cycle regulator, with product MNQLVRMSHIVTADAVEEPSPSLRVPFAQSGAFVCKFIIGEPNDRAVCCGAPVQDGKSWCAFHRRIVFEPTRPGRLR
- a CDS encoding inorganic phosphate transporter, whose amino-acid sequence is MSDAALAPDRTGAAHGHARSGPRLDHGVHPVATIGFLAVLAAGLAYGGYNLVADMQEAGQPPLALGAFALLGLALLIALAFEFVNGFHDTANAVATVIYTHSMPPLAAVIWSGAFNFLGVMASTGAVAYSVVTLLPVELILQVGSGAGYAMIFALLLAAIVWNLGTWALGLPNSSSHALIGSVIGVGLANQLMAPGHAASGVAWGQAANVLESLLFSPIVGFVCAALLLLVLKVRRPDLYRAPEGDAPPPLWIRGLLILTCTGVSFAHGGNDGQKGMGLIMLILIGAAPTAYALNRTMPDSSTPAFVQGSQAASRVFRDHAGSAAVPDAAGARAKIGETLKAEAPAKALAAPEAVAALAGLADDIAAEVKNYGAIRHVPAEATQNLRNDMYLASDAVRLLTGEHSPFSDAEQKTLKDYQRTLDDGTRIIPTWVKVVVALALGLGTMVGWKRIVVTVGERIGKQHLTYAQGASAEAVAAGTIGLAEAYGMPVSTTHILSSGVAGTMWANGTGLQRTTVRNLALAWILTLPAAITLAGVLYWGLRQVF
- a CDS encoding TetR/AcrR family transcriptional regulator, with translation MLNPPMPRSLDPETVPAPDAAPRQTRRYAQKRDAILHAAAALINEAGVKGTTLADVARSVGLMTNSVTYYYRRKEDLAAACFLHTIGVLDGLVARAEAAPDGPARLARLLDLAVAHRAAMAAGEEPDIAVLNDVRALPAPQAESVFSAYNALFRRLRGLFDDDGLDRQDRNARTHLLLSVIHSTRLWIHRYEPRDYARAGVRMADLLTSGLAAPGSEWRPVLLPEQAPPEESEVSPEAFLRAATILINQQGYRGASVEKISGLLKVTKGSFYHHNDNKDDLVANCFARSFAQIRAVQDAADANGGSGWDRICTASATLVRSQLGPGGPLLRVTAFSALPEALRTETRRTMNRLTERFGFCLVDGMVDGSVRPHDAGIAAQLVSSMVNAAAELPAWVPGVTPDNAADLYARPLFLGLFAPAAR
- the pepT gene encoding peptidase T, with amino-acid sequence MVDETGLRAQLVERFVRYLAVASQSDARATTLPSTPGQRALAELLAGELRDLGLSDVVLDERAILTARKAGTRPGAPPIGFIAHLDTVDVGLSAEIHPQVLRFDGQDLCLNRDQDIWLRVAEHPEIAPYAGEEVIVGDGTSVLGADNKAAIAVLMTLLATLTPEDPHGDIWVAFVPDEEIGLRGAKALDLARFACDFAYTIDACALGEVVIETFNAAGAEIVFTGVSAHPMSAKGVMVNPILMAHDFISRFDRAETPENTDGREGYIWFNGLQAHSGEARLQAMVRDFDRDRFAARKARLHAATEEIAALYPTGRVECRITDTYGNIHDSLGDDRRPVDLLFAALKAEGITPKQIPMRGGTDGAALSARGLPTPNYFTGAHNFHSRFEFLPVSAFAASWRVTRRICQLAAD